A single Primulina eburnea isolate SZY01 chromosome 11, ASM2296580v1, whole genome shotgun sequence DNA region contains:
- the LOC140804944 gene encoding sugar carrier protein C-like isoform X2: protein MPSSIQIFNIPLRSSSSLLPITSHFHRRRVIEMAGGFGPGPGNGKEYPGKLTLNVLVTCITAATGGLIFGYDIGISGGVTTMDSFLEMFFPDVYRKQQVSDSTNQYCKFDSEKLTMFTSSMYLAALCSSLVASFVTRKLGRKLSMLLGGVLFCVGALINGFAQAVWMLIVGRLFLGFGIGFANQSVPLYLSEMAPYKFRGARNIGFQLSITIGILAAQVLNYGFAKINGGLGWRLSLGGAVVPALIITIGSLILPETPNSLIECGKKDEARAKLQQIRGYVNIEEEFNGLVAASETSRTVEHPWRNLLQRKTIGFGSDASLMSAVITGGVNVLATVVSIYGVDNWGRRFLFIEGGIQMLICQIVVAICIGVKFGVRGDPGDFPKWYAIEVVLLICIYVTGFAWSWGPLGWLVPSEIFPLEIRSVAQSINVSVNMLFTFVAAQVFLTMLCHLKFGLFLFFGFFVLVMTLFIYFFLPETKNIPIEEMVIVWKEHWFWSRFMSGAD, encoded by the exons atgccctccagtattcaaattttcaatattcCTCTCCGGTCCAGCAGTTCTCTTCTTCCCATTACCTCACACTTTCACAGAAGAAGAGTGATCGAAATGGCAGGTGGTTTTGGCCCCGGTCCCGGCAACGGCAAGGAATATCCCGGCAAACTTACCCTGAACGTCCTCGTGACCTGCATTACTGCAGCCACGGGTGGCCTTATTTTCGGTTATGATATCGGGATTTCAG GTGGAGTCACCACCATGGACTCATTCTTGGAGATGTTTTTCCCGGATGTGTACCGGAAGCAGCAAGTCAGCGACTCGACGAACCAGTACTGCAAATTCGACAGCGAGAAACTGACCATGTTCACATCTTCCATGTACTTGGCTGCACTTTGCTCGTCGCTCGTGGCTTCGTTTGTGACGAGGAAATTGGGGAGGAAACTGTCGATGCTGCTCGGCGGCGTGCTGTTCTGCGTCGGGGCTTTGATCAATGGCTTTGCCCAAGCTGTTTGGATGCTCATTGTGGGGCGTCTTTTTCTTGGTTTCGGTATTGGTTTTGCGAATCAG TCTGTGCCACTCTATTTATCAGAAATGGCTCCATACAAATTCAGAGGTGCACGCAACATAGGATTTCAGTTATCCATTACCATTGGTATCCTAGCAGCCCAAGTTTTAAACTACGGGTTCGCGAAAATTAATGGTGGACTGGGATGGAGGCTTAGTTTGGGTGGCGCTGTTGTCCCGGCTTTGATCATCACCATCGGATCATTAATCCTCCCCGAAACGCCAAACTCCTTGATCGAATGTGGCAAAAAAGACGAGGCTCGGGCTAAACTGCAGCAGATCCGTGGCTATGTCAATATAGAAGAAGAATTCAATGGTCTGGTTGCAGCCAGCGAAACATCTCGAACAGTCGAGCACCCCTGGAGGAATCTACTCCAGAGGAA GACTATTGGGTTTGGAAGCGATGCTTCGTTGATGTCGGCTGTGATTACGGGTGGGGTTAATGTTCTTGCAACTGTGGTTTCCATTTATGGTGTGGATAATTGGGGGAGAAGATTTCTTTTCATTGAAGGTGGCATTCAAATGCTTATATGTCAG ATTGTGGTTGCTATTTGCATAGGTGTTAAATTTGGAGTCCGTGGAGACCCAGGAGACTTTCCGAAATGGTACGCCATTGAGGTGGTGCtgcttatatgtatatatgttacTGGATTCGCTTGGTCGTGGGGACCTCTTGGATGGCTAGTGCCGAGTGAGATCTTTCCATTGGAAATCCGATCTGTTGCACAGAGTATCAACGTCTCTGTGAACATGCTCTTTACATTCGTAGCGGCTCAAGTTTTCTTGACGATGCTGTGTCACTTGAAATTCGGGTTGTTCTTGTTTTTCGGGTTTTTCGTGCTGGTGATGACTCTTTTCATATACTTTTTCTTGCCGGAGACCAAGAATATTCCGATCGAAGAAATGGTGATTGTGTGGAAGGAGCATTGGTTCTGGTCCAGGTTCATGAGCGGGGCGGATTAA
- the LOC140804944 gene encoding sugar carrier protein C-like isoform X1, whose translation MPSSIQIFNIPLRSSSSLLPITSHFHRRRVIEMAGGFGPGPGNGKEYPGKLTLNVLVTCITAATGGLIFGYDIGISGGVTTMDSFLEMFFPDVYRKQQVSDSTNQYCKFDSEKLTMFTSSMYLAALCSSLVASFVTRKLGRKLSMLLGGVLFCVGALINGFAQAVWMLIVGRLFLGFGIGFANQSVPLYLSEMAPYKFRGARNIGFQLSITIGILAAQVLNYGFAKINGGLGWRLSLGGAVVPALIITIGSLILPETPNSLIECGKKDEARAKLQQIRGYVNIEEEFNGLVAASETSRTVEHPWRNLLQRKYRPHLTMAIAIPFFQQLTGINVIMFYAPVLFRTIGFGSDASLMSAVITGGVNVLATVVSIYGVDNWGRRFLFIEGGIQMLICQIVVAICIGVKFGVRGDPGDFPKWYAIEVVLLICIYVTGFAWSWGPLGWLVPSEIFPLEIRSVAQSINVSVNMLFTFVAAQVFLTMLCHLKFGLFLFFGFFVLVMTLFIYFFLPETKNIPIEEMVIVWKEHWFWSRFMSGAD comes from the exons atgccctccagtattcaaattttcaatattcCTCTCCGGTCCAGCAGTTCTCTTCTTCCCATTACCTCACACTTTCACAGAAGAAGAGTGATCGAAATGGCAGGTGGTTTTGGCCCCGGTCCCGGCAACGGCAAGGAATATCCCGGCAAACTTACCCTGAACGTCCTCGTGACCTGCATTACTGCAGCCACGGGTGGCCTTATTTTCGGTTATGATATCGGGATTTCAG GTGGAGTCACCACCATGGACTCATTCTTGGAGATGTTTTTCCCGGATGTGTACCGGAAGCAGCAAGTCAGCGACTCGACGAACCAGTACTGCAAATTCGACAGCGAGAAACTGACCATGTTCACATCTTCCATGTACTTGGCTGCACTTTGCTCGTCGCTCGTGGCTTCGTTTGTGACGAGGAAATTGGGGAGGAAACTGTCGATGCTGCTCGGCGGCGTGCTGTTCTGCGTCGGGGCTTTGATCAATGGCTTTGCCCAAGCTGTTTGGATGCTCATTGTGGGGCGTCTTTTTCTTGGTTTCGGTATTGGTTTTGCGAATCAG TCTGTGCCACTCTATTTATCAGAAATGGCTCCATACAAATTCAGAGGTGCACGCAACATAGGATTTCAGTTATCCATTACCATTGGTATCCTAGCAGCCCAAGTTTTAAACTACGGGTTCGCGAAAATTAATGGTGGACTGGGATGGAGGCTTAGTTTGGGTGGCGCTGTTGTCCCGGCTTTGATCATCACCATCGGATCATTAATCCTCCCCGAAACGCCAAACTCCTTGATCGAATGTGGCAAAAAAGACGAGGCTCGGGCTAAACTGCAGCAGATCCGTGGCTATGTCAATATAGAAGAAGAATTCAATGGTCTGGTTGCAGCCAGCGAAACATCTCGAACAGTCGAGCACCCCTGGAGGAATCTACTCCAGAGGAAGTATAGGCCTCATTTGACAATGGCCATTGCTATTCCTTTCTTTCAGCAACTCACGGGGATCAATGTGATTATGTTTTATGCTCCTGTTTTGTTCAGGACTATTGGGTTTGGAAGCGATGCTTCGTTGATGTCGGCTGTGATTACGGGTGGGGTTAATGTTCTTGCAACTGTGGTTTCCATTTATGGTGTGGATAATTGGGGGAGAAGATTTCTTTTCATTGAAGGTGGCATTCAAATGCTTATATGTCAG ATTGTGGTTGCTATTTGCATAGGTGTTAAATTTGGAGTCCGTGGAGACCCAGGAGACTTTCCGAAATGGTACGCCATTGAGGTGGTGCtgcttatatgtatatatgttacTGGATTCGCTTGGTCGTGGGGACCTCTTGGATGGCTAGTGCCGAGTGAGATCTTTCCATTGGAAATCCGATCTGTTGCACAGAGTATCAACGTCTCTGTGAACATGCTCTTTACATTCGTAGCGGCTCAAGTTTTCTTGACGATGCTGTGTCACTTGAAATTCGGGTTGTTCTTGTTTTTCGGGTTTTTCGTGCTGGTGATGACTCTTTTCATATACTTTTTCTTGCCGGAGACCAAGAATATTCCGATCGAAGAAATGGTGATTGTGTGGAAGGAGCATTGGTTCTGGTCCAGGTTCATGAGCGGGGCGGATTAA
- the LOC140804564 gene encoding uncharacterized protein, with the protein MTTESSFVQPAVPMFDGYYDHWAVLMENFLRAKEYWGLVENGVPAMAEGAVLTEAQRKHIEDQQLKDLKAKNYMFQALDRSILETILNKTTAKDIRDSVKRKYQGTTRVKYGNLQALRKGFEILHMKQGESMNEYFSRTLAIANKMKVNGEDK; encoded by the coding sequence ATGACGACAGAGAGTTCATTTGTCCAGCCAGCTGTTCCGATGTTTGATGGCTACTATGATCATTGGGCAGTGCTCATGGAAAACTTCTTGCGTGCAAAGGAATATTGGGGACTTGTAGAGAATGGAGTTCCTGCAATGGCTGAAGGTGCTGTTCTAACAGAGGCACAGAGAAAGCACATTGAAGATCAGCAGTTAAAGGATTTGAAGGCAAAGAACTATATGTTTCAGGCATTAGATCGTTCTATCCTAGAAACAATCCTAAACAAAACAACTGCGAAAGATATACGGGATTCTGTGAAGCGGAAATATCAGGGTACCACACGGGTGAAGTATGGAAATTTGCAAGCTCTGAGGAAGGGATTTGAAATTCTTCACATGAAGCAGGGAGAATCTATGAACGAATATTTCTCACGTACTCTTGCAATTGCCAACAAAATGAAAGTCAATGGTGAAGATAAATGA